Genomic segment of Streptomyces sp. NBC_00654:
GGGCCAGCACCCCTACCTGGAGCGGGCCATGCTCAGCGGCGAGTACCCGATGATGGCGGGCATGGCGGAGGACACCTTCAGCCCCGACTTCGACCACTTCGAGTTCGGACTGCGGCGACTGATCGACGGCTTCGAAGTGCTCGTCCAGGAGCGCGCGAGGGGATGACGGCGGTCCGGGTCCGTGCGCCAATGGAGACATGGACGCCAGCCGGGAGCTCGCTCCTTTCGTCAGGCAGTACGCCGTCCTGCTGAGCACCCACCGGCAGGACGGTTCCGTCGTGGGCACCCCCGTCAACATCGCCGTCGAGGGTGATCACGCGTTCATCCGCACCTTCTCCTCCGCGTGGAAGGTCGAGCGGATGAGGAACCACCCGGAGGTGGAGATCGCCCCGTGCACGGTGCGGGGCAGGCCCACCGGCCCACGGATCAGGGCCTACGCGCGGCTGCTCCGCGCGGGTACGAAGGAGAACACCCACGCGGCACGGATGCTGTCGCGCAAGTACCCGGTGATGCACGGGGTACTGGTCCCGCTCGCGCACCGGCTGAAGCGTGACCGGACGCTCCACTACGAGGTGTGGCCGATTCCGGACGAATGAGCCGGTACGAAGACGCATCCGCAGCGGACCCCGTACGCCACCACTCATATCGGCAATCCGCCGCGACTGAAACGTGTGACCTCTCCCCGCGCGCTCTCGATCTAGACATTCATGGACGTATTCCGGCCCGGGGAGCCGTGAATGATTGCCATACACACCTGCCTTCCAGGATGTTCGTAGGGCAAGCGCGAGAGACGAGACGGTGGAAGGGACTCACGGGGGCGGCGAATGCATTTTCGACACGTCTTCATTTGCCCGACCGTGACATAGCCTCCCCGTTCGTTCATCGAATGAAGGAGAAATGGTGATCTCGAAGACGAAGAGGATTGCCCGTTCCGTGGCCGTGGCGTTCGCCGCCACCGCGGCGGTCACCATGGCCCTGCCCTCGGGCAACGCCTACGCCATCGACCACGTCGAATGCCGTGGTGGGGAGAACTTCCTGAAGATCTGGTCGCACCTGGACGGTCGCAGCAGTGTGGACTGCTACGCCAACGGGGGGCGGACCAGCTTCGGAGGCTGGTGGGTCGACCGCATCTCGACGGGCAACAACGACCTCATCTACTACGACGAGAACGGCGACTCGGTGCGCGTCAACCGGTGGACCGACATCACGTTCCCGAACCGTCCCCCGAAGGTCAAGGACATCGAAATCATTTAGCGGATGAACGGACCGGCGGACGGGCGGGCCACTGTCCGGGAAGGGCGTGCCGATTCACGATGCACGACCCTTCGCAATGCACAGCCCTTCGCGATGCACGGCCTTCGCAATACGCGGCCTTCGCGATGCACGCCCTTCGCGAATTCACGACCCTTCGCCGATTCGCTTCACTTCCCGAACTGGCTGAATTCATCGTGGGGTTGAATTCACCCATGCCCGGCCGGCCGATACAGGCCGCGTGCTCACCGCGCGGCCTGTATCGGCATGTTCCGGTGGCCGTCGCCCCGCGCGCCTCGCCTCACCCTTGCCCGCGCCGCCTCCGCAGGGCGAACCAGATGACCGCCACCCCGGCGATGACGACCGCGCCCAGCGTCATGCTCCCCTTCTCCCCGCCGTCGTCCGCGCTGTCCCCGCCGCCACCGCCGGACCCCCGGCCGGCGCTCCCGGAACCGCCCCCCGAGGTCTTGCCGCCGCTCCCGCCCGGGACCTCCACCCGCTCCACATCGCTCCGCCTCCCCTCCGAGCCGAACATCAGCGCCGAGCCGTCCGCCGTGTACGTCACCGACTCCGCCTGTCCCTGGAACGGGGCGCTCACCGCGCGGTCGTCGCCGAGCCTGCCGCCCTCGAAGGCGTACGCGCGAGCGCTGAAGTAGGACCGCAGCACCAGCTCGGTCCCGTCCGGCGAGAACGCCCCGTCCGTCACCCACGGCACCTCCCCCACCCTCCGGAACACATTGGTCCCGCCGGTGGAGAGCTTCGCGGGCCCCTCGTAGAGCCCGCCGCCGTCCTCGTTCTTCGAGGCGATGTACACCCGGCCGGTCTTCGGGTGGACCATCATCGCCTCGGCGTTGCGCGCCCCGTCCGCGTACGTCACATCGAACTGGGTCGCCGTGACGGTGGCGTCGCGCAGCTGCTTCGGCTCGGGGAAGCGGTAGATCCAGACGTGGTCCCACGTCCCGTTCAGGTTGTCGCCGATGTCACCGACGTACACGTTGCCGTCGGGTCCGATCGAGATCGCCTCGACGTCACGGGGCTCGCCGACGCCGCGCATGGTGATCGTCGCGACGGTCTTCCCGGTGCGGGAGTCGACGGCGTAGATGTACGGACCGTCGTCGCTGTCGTTGTGCGTCCAGTAGATGCCCGGGTGGGTGGGGCTGGCGGCCAGACCGCTGGACTCGGTGATCCTGGGGTCCTCGATCGTGAAGCTCCGATCGGCTCCGCCGTCGTCGGCCACGGCGAGGGCCGCCCCCGGGAACAGCAGGAGCGTGGCGGCACCGAAGGCAGTCAGATACGAGCGCATGGGCTCAAGTGTCCATCGTCACGTCGCAGGCCGACGCGCTGATCGGCCATGATGGCGCATATGCGTTTTCTGCTTGTCGGCGATTCCATGACGATCGGGCGCGCCGGCGACTTCACCTGGCGCTTCCGTATGTGGCAGCACCTCGAAGCGACCCTCGGCGGGGGTTTCGCGTTCGTCGGCCCGCGCACGGAGCTGTACGACACCGAGGCGGGCGCCCCGCTCTCGTACGCGTACGGCGCCCCGTCCTTCCCCGCCGGGGCCCGCGCGCACCTCGCGGGCTGGGGCGAGGGCTGGCTGCACATGGCGCCGGTGATCGCGGACGCGGTCACCGGGACCCGCGCCGACGTCCTGCTCGTCTCGCTCGGCCTGATCGACCTCGGGTTCTACACGGACAGCGCGCAGACCGCGCGGAACGCCCGCGCGTTCATCGCTGCGGCCCGCGCCGCCAACCCCCGTATCAGGATCGTGCTCCTGCCCGTGATACCCAACGTCCGGGCGGAGTCGGACGCCCCCTTCGCCGCCGAGTGCGAGCGCTTCAACGAACTCCTCGCCAAGGCGGTCGCCGACCTCGACGAAGCCGCCTCCCCGCTGCTGCTGGCCTCGCGCCCGACCGGGTACGACATCCACACGGACACGTACGACGGCACGCACCCCGGCCCGAGCGGCGAGCACAAACTGGCGGCGGCCTTCGCCGACGCGATGCACCAGGCGTGGGGACTGGGCGGGCCGTACACGCCCCACGGCTGAAACCGCTGCGCCCACCCGCCCCCGGACCTTACGGTGGTGCCTCATCGGCCGAGTGACGATCAGGTACGGGGGTGGGTCAATGGACCCGATTTCGCTGGGTGTTCTGGCCGCGCTGGCAGGCGGCGCGGGCGGGGAGATCGGCCGTCAGGCCTGGTCCGGGCTGACGGGCCTGGTGCGCCGGCGCCGGGACCCCGCGCCGGGAACGCCCGAGGGTTCGGCCCCGGAGCCCGACTCCGCCGAGACGGCGCTGACCGCGCTGGAAGGCAGCCCCGGGGACCGGGAGCGGGCCGGGGAACTCGCACAGGCGCTGCGTACCCAGGTCGCCGCGGACGAGGCCTTCGCCCGCGCGGTACGGGTGTGGGAGGCGATGTTCCAGGCCTCGCTGACCGCGGACCCGGAGGCGGCGGAGGAGCTGGAGACGGCCGTCCGGGCGGTCGACCCCGAGGCCGTGGCCCCGGGGTCCGTGCACAACGACTTCCGCGACAGCACGTTCAGCGGCCCGGTGCAGGGCAGCGGCACCCAGCACAACACGTTCAACAAGTAGCCGGTCTCCCGTGTCCCCGTCGGCGGGCGTCCTGCTCCGCTACGGGGTGAGGGCGTCCGCGGACACCAGCGTGTCGTCGCGGAAGCAGAGCCGGTACGCGTCGCCCGACCGGTCGTCGAACCGGTCGGCCGTCATCGCGTAGTACGAGCACGATGTGCCGGGTCCGGCCGGCTCGGCCTCCACCGGGCGGTGGCCGGTCCGGCGTTCCGGCAACAGGGGCTCGGCCTCGGACCGGGCCATGCCCACCCGCAGCCGGGCGAAGTCGCCGGGTTCCAGGACCGACCGGGACACCGACCACATCTCCCACCCCATGAGCACCAGCGACAGCGACGCCCCCGCCACCAGCGGCACCAGGACCGCGGCAACCAGCGTCCGACGCACCCGGCGCCCGGCGTGACGGTGCTCCCGGGGCAGCGCGCCGCCCTCGCCACCCGGCCCGCCGGACCGGAGAGCGACGGGAGTGATGGGTGTGACGGGTGCGACGGGCCGCGAGGGGGTGTGCGGAATCCGGGCGGCGACCGCGAAGCCCCCGTCGCGCGGACCGTGGGTGAAGGTGCCCCCGGCCAGCCGCACCCGCTCGTCGAGCCCGATGAGCCCGTGGCCACCGTGGGCTCCGCTCCCTGGTGGCACGGCTGGGGCGGCGCCCGGGGATGGCCCGTTCTCGACCACCACTTCGGTCTCGTCGGCCGAGTGCGCGACGCGAACGCGCGCCGTGGTGTGCGGGGCGTGCTTGGCGACGTTGGTGAGCGCCTCCTGCACGACGCGGTGCACGGCCCGCTCGACGACCGGGGGAACGCGGTCCGCCCTGCCGTCGACGCGCAGGTCGACCGAGAGCCCGGACGCGGAGGCCTCGTCGGCCAGCCGGGCGACCCGGGACACGGAGGCGGCCGGGCCGCCGCGACCGCCACCGGCACCGGCACCGCCGCCGACGCCCTCGTCCGGGGTTCCCGTGGGGCTCAGGGGCGCGTCGTCGGTCCCGTCACGCAGGACGCTGATCACTTCCCCGAGCCGCTCCACCGCGGCCCCGGCCCTGGCCCTGATGTCCCCGGCCGCCCGCCGGTGCCGGTCATCGAGGTCGGCGGCGAGGCTCAGCGCGCCCGCCGAAAGGGCGATCAGGCTGAGGTCGTGGCCGAGGACGTCGTGCATGTCGTGGGCGATCCGGGCCCGTTCGCGCAGCCGGGCCTGCTCGGCGACCAGCCGTTGTTCGCGCTCCAGTTGTGCCGCCCGCTCCCACCCGGCCCGGACGAGCTGCCGGTACTGGCGCCGGAACCGTCCCGCGAACCACGGCAGCATCGCCGCGACGACCACCACGGCCACGAACCGGCTGCCCAGCGGCAGCCACGACGGCACCAGGGCCACCGCCACCACCCCGGCCGCGACGACGGCGACCAGCGCGAGCACGGTGGGCCGGGCCCGTCCCGCCCGCTGCCCGGCGAGGAACGCGGCGACCGCCGCCGGAACCGCCCACCACAGGCTGACCATGCTCAGGCCCACCCCCGCCGCAGCGGCGGCGGCAGCGGCCGCCCCGGCCGGATCCCCGGGCCGGGTCCGCGGTCCCGCACCGCCGCGCTTCGCACTGTCCATACGAGGACGGTACTGAGCGTGGAGTCCCCGGGTCCCGCCCAGGTCACTCCACCTGCTGCGACCCCAGCATCGTCAGCGCCAGCTCGGTGAGTTCACCGGACACCTCGGCGGGCCGGGCCCGCCGGGGCCGGCGGCTGTGGTGGGCCATCAGCTCGTGGACCGTACCGACCATCACCATCACGTCGACCCGGTGGTCCCGGTCCTCCGCCTCCCCCCGGTCCACCGCCCGCTCGGCCTCCCCGGTCAGGAACTCCGTCCACAGGGCCCGCCACAGCTTGCAGTGCTCGTCCACCGTGGCGCTCACGCCCAGCACCTCGACGAAGGTCACCCGGGCCTCGCGCGGATCGCGGGTGACGGCCTCCACGTAGGCGTCGAAGAGGCGCCGGACGCGCTCGGCGGTCCCGCACTCGTCCATGCCCTTGGCGAGCAGGGCGTTCTCCGCGGCCCGCAGCCCGCTCGTCGTCACCCGGTTGTGCAGCGCGACGAGCAGCCCCTCACGCGAGCCGTACTCCTTGCGCAGCACCTCGGCCGGAACCCCGGCCGCCGCGCAGATCGCCAGCTCGGTCGTCTCCGCGTACCCGACGACTCCGAACAGTTCCCGGGCCGCGTTGAGGAGTTGCTCGCGCGCCTGGTTCCGGAGCGTGTCACCGGGGCCAGTGCGCTGAGCCGGCCAGTTGTCCACCACCGGTCCTCCTTCAGCGGAAGAGGTGCGGGAGAGGAGCCTCAGCACCTCTGCACAGACCGCCCGCCCCATTGTGCTCGCCCCGGCACGGTGGTTCCGACTGCGCCACACCCCAACCGGAGTGCGGCACCCCGCCCTCACACCCCCTGTCGCGCCGCCGACGCGCTCCCCCGGCGGATCGGACGGCCCGGCATTTTTCAGCCCCAAAGTGGCACGGTGAACGGTCAGGAAAGTTGACGAGGAGGACGCGTTCCTCCTCCCGGGGCCGGTGTTCCGGGGCCGTTCTTCCTGGGGCCGTTCTTCCCGGGGCGGTTCTTCCCGGGGCCGTTCACCAGACGACCGGCATGCTCGGCAGGCCGAGGACGATGCCGTTGAGCTTGAACTCGGCCCGCGCCGAAGGGATCACCGGGCGCAGCCCGGGGATGCGGCGCAGCAGGGTGGTCAGCGCGACCTCCAACTCGATCCGGGCCAGCTGGCGGCCTATGCACTGGTGCGCGCCGAGAGTGGCCAACTCCACGACGCTCAAAGGGCGTTCGGTCCGATTGCCGCGAGCGATCAGCCGGCTGATCAGATCGTCCCGGGGCTCGGCGATCCGTTGCCGGATCAACTCAGCCGGGTGTAGGTCTCGTCGGGGTCGAAGGGGCAGGAATCCGGCCTGGCGACCGGAATACCCGGGACATCGGCGGAATGAAACTTCTCGCGCCCTATTTGTCGGCGGCGCCGTCGTCGCAGCGGTGATCCGCGCGGGGCGCGTTCTGGTGGGCGACGGCGTCCTTCCAGCGGGCCCGCTCCGCGCCGAGCCGGTCGTCGGCGCTCACGGCGAACCACACCCAGCCGTCCTTGTACTCGTGCGTGTCCGTCAGGCCGATGACGTAGCGGCGGCCGGGGCGGAGCGCCGCGTAGTCCGGTTCGCCGGCGGCGAGGGCACGCCCCTTCGCGTCCAGGACGGCGGACTGGCCGATCACCATGGACGCGGGCGGGGTGCCCTTGAGGGGTTCCGTCACGGTCACGGCGGACATGACGACACCTCCTTCGAGCTCCGGCTCCTCCTCGCGGTACTCGACCGTCCGGTCGACGGTGACGATCGCGACCGTCCCCACGTTCCCCGCCTTGTCCCGGTCGGTGGTGTCCTCCGGCAGGCACAGGGTATGCGCCGCCGTCACGTCGTCCAGGGTGGTGTACCAGTAGCCGGCCCCGGCCGTCGCGAGCACGGTGGCGGCGGCGAGCGCGGTGAGCAGAAGGCTGGTTCGGGTCATGGTCAGCCCCAGAGCTTCTTGTAGTTGGCCTTGTCGGTGTCGGTCGGCTCGGTGATCGGCATGGTCACCAGCGGGGCGGGCCACATGAGCGACGCCACCTGCTCGGACTTGTGACACAGGCCCAGGGCGTGCCCGAGTTCATGCGCGGCGACGTGCCGACGCAACTCGGTCGAGGCGTACTTCCCCGGTTTGTCGAGGGACTTGCGGTTGAGGTGGATGACATCGGTGTCCGCGACACCGCCGTGGTGCTCGTAGTAGGCACCCTTGCCGTCGGCCTTGCTGTAGTCGCGCCAGTCGAGGTCGTTGACGGTCGTGGCACTGTCCGGCCGGATCTTGATCCGCGACAGCGAACCGGTCTGCCAGACCTTCCCGGCCCAGGTGCGCGCGTCGTCGTACTTCGTCGCGGACGTCCACCGGATCTCGCCCTCGTCGACCGCCGAGTCCGAGCGCCGTTCCCGCTCCCCCGCCACACACCCGGCGGCCCTCTTCACCCCTGCCGCCCCTCGCACCCCCGTCACTTCTTCCCCGTAGGCGACCGCGGTGGCCGAGACGGCGGTGGTGGTGGCGCACGCGAGGGCGACCAGCACACGGACCGGATCCATCGGAGGCTTCACAAGCGCTTCTCCTTCGCAGGTGAGAGGCACCGTACTGAGGCCCGCGCCCCACAGGGAACGGTACGGGCGGGCATTCACCCCGGAGGGGGAAGCGCGGCCCGGCCGGTACGCCGAGGGGGCCGACCGGCACCGCGAGGAGCCCCCGACGCGTCCGGCCGACCCCTTGCGGCCGACCCCTGCGGCCGGCCCTTGCGGCCGGTCAGTCCCTGCCGGCCATCCAGATGGTGAGGCTGTTGGCGATCCGGTGGATGCTGTCCTCGGTGACGACCTCGTGCTCACGGCGGGCCGTATCGCGGCGCACGACCTCGTAACCGCCCTCGCCCCGGACCGTGACCGAGGCGTGCCAGCGCGGTTCGTCCTCGTAGGGCTCGATGACGACGAAGGTGTTGTCCGCGTCGTTGAGGTCGCTGAACAGCATGTACAGCGCGTCCTCGGACGGGTCGTCGATGATGTCGCCGTCCTCGCTGACGGCGCGGTAGTACGAGGCATCCATCGGAACTGTCCCCTCTTCGGCCCACCGGCCCGGTCACCGGCTCGATCACCCTCAGCCTGGCACGCGGGTCCGACAGTCCGGCCGGGCACGGACGCACGCGGACAAGCCCCGGGTCGGTCCGGGGCCACCCCGAACAGCCACCCCGAACAGCCCGCCCGAAGCGCACCGCACCGCCCGAACCGCACCGCCCCCGCCGGTCCTCCGGTACCGCTCAGTCCGCCGACCGCTCCACGGGAATCCACAGCGCCGCGTCGGCCCGCGTCCCGTCGTCCGAGACGCGCACGCGCACGATCTCCGGCCCCGGCCTGCTCCGGTACGGATTCGACGGGAACCACTGCGTGAACACGTCCCGCCACATGTACTGGAGCGCCTGCGGGAAGGCACCCGCGCTCTCGAAGACGGCCCATGTGCCCGCCGGGACGTCCAGGGCCTCCATGCCCTCCGGCGCCTCGGCGCGCGTCACCACGCCGTGGTAGTAGTCGAGTTCGGTTCCCTCGGCCCGGCTCGGGTCGAGGTGGTCGCTCACGCCGACGATCCCCTCCGGCTCCTGGTCCGACAGCTCCGCGATCCGCCGCAGTGTCTCTTTCCCCATGCCGCGGATGAACTCGCCGATCGCCGGGTTCATCCCCTCGTGGACGAGCGGTACCCGGGCCTTCCTCCCGACCACACGGAACCGCTCCCTGTCCACGATCCGGTAACGCATGCTGCTGCTCCCCTCGATGACGAGGCGGAAGGACATCCGCGGCTGGGACTGCAGAGCCGCACCGGTCCTCCGGGCCTCGCCCGGACCCACCCCGTGCACCGCGCGGAACGCACGCGCGAAGGCCTCGCCCGAGCTGTAGCCGTAGCGCGTCCCGACCTCCAGCAGCGTCCGCTCACCGCCGAGCACCTCGGCGCCCGCCACGGTCAGCCGCCTGCGCCGGATGTACTCCGACAGCGGGATGCCCGCCAGCGCGGAGAACATCCGGCGCAGGTGGTACTCCGATGTCAGGGCGATCCGCGCGAGTTCGGCCACGTCGATCGGCCGGTCGAGACGCGACTCGACGTACTCCATGGCCTGGTTCAGCCGCTCCAGCATCCCGGCCCCTTTCCCCGTCGTTCACCCACACTACGAGGGGCCCGCGCGCCGCACCCGACATCCTGTGCCCGGCCCGGTCGGGTCCCGCCGGCAAAGCGGATTTGACCAGCCGACATGTCGGCCAGATGCAGCTGAACCAGCTCGCTCAGGCGACAGAAGGCGGCGCGCCGGATCTCGCCTCGAACCCGGCGGAGAAGCAGCAAGCGGCGAAGGCGATCAATGACGATCTGGAGCGCGACGTCGAAAGAGACGGCAAGCACGCGACTGAGAGCGTGAACGCGGCCGTCAAGGAGTGTGGCGCCAGGGACGGTTATGGCTGGGACACTCATTCGACATACGCGGCAGCAGCTCCACTTTCACCCAGGACCTGAACAGTGGCTCCGCCCCCGGGGTAACTCCGGCAGACCCTGGCCGCGAAGGCTCGCGCGGGGACGTCTCGCGCGGCGACGAGGAGAACAGGTGACCACTCGACACCCGCTTTTGCCCAGCCTGTTCGTTGCTCTGGGCGCCACACTGCTCCTCACCTCATGCTCGACGGTCGGCGCGGACGATCCGAACGTGACCAGCGGTCGAACCTCCCACTGGGGAAAGGGCGCCGGCGCTCCCGAGGCGTCCGCCTTCATGAAAGTGGAGGTTCCCGAGGGCGCGGCGGAGGTGAAGGGCGCCGTTCAGGTCAACCCGCAAGAGGACATCTACCTGCTCTCCTTCGTCACCGACGAGAAGACCGCCGTACGAATGGCAGAAGATCTGCGCCCCGAAGAGCCCCTGCGCACCAGGAATCACAGCCTTCCGCCCGCGGCCGAACTCTTCGGGCACCTCGGCCTTGCCGAGCCCCAGACCGAGAAGAGCGCCCGTTGGGCGGGGTGTGTCCGCCGTGCGTGGGTGACGAACGACGGAGCGAGGTCGCATGGATCGAGATCCACGTCGTTGAACTGGACTCCGAGAACACCCGGGTGTACATGCAGGCGTTCTGACCCTGCTCGGGGCCCGGAATTCGCCGACCGAGCTTCTCCCCGTACGGAACGCCTGCGGTGCGTCGCAGAGTGCACCGCCTCGGCCTCCTGCTCGGTCGGCTCCTGAGCACAAGCCCTGTGGCCCTCCTGAGGGGGGCCACAGGGCTTCGGTGGGCCTTGTGCTCACGCCGGGCTGTATCGCGGCTGACGAACCCCGTGCCCCCCTCCGGGCCGCCCTGCCCTCAGCCCTTCACCGTGAAGTCCGCCCGCAGCAGCGCCTCGTCACGGGAGGACGGGCCCACGAGCAGTTCGAAGCGGCCCGGCTCCACGATGCGGTGGCCCTCGGCGTCCACGAGGGTGCAGTCCGCGACCGGCAGTTCGACCGGGACCACCCGCGACTCCCCGGGGGCCAGGGACACCTGGCGGTAGGCCTTCAGCTCCTTCTCGGCCCAGGTCACCGAGGTGACCGTGTCGCTGACGTACACCTGCACCGTCTCCAGCGCGGGCCGCGTGCCCGTGTTGGTGAGCCTGACCCGCGCCCGCACCGTGTCGCCCGCCCCGACGAGCGGGGTCCGCACCTCCAGATCCGTGTACTCCACCGTCGTATAGCTCAGCCCCTCGCCGAACACGAACGCCGGGCTCTGCGTGAGGTCCGCGTACCGCGTGCCGTGCTGGCCCCGCACCTGGTTGTAGTACGTCGGCTGCTGGCCCGCGTGGCGCGCGAAGGAGAGCGGCAGCCGGCCGGTCGGTTCGACCAGGCCGAGTACGAGTTCGGCGACGGCCCGGCCGCCGAGCATGCCCGGGTTGAAGGCGTGCACGATCGCCGCCGCACGGTGCGCGGACGGCGGCAGCACCAGCGGCTTGGAGCTGATGACCACGACGACGAGCGGCTTGCCCGTCGCCGCGAGCGCGTCCAGCAGGGCGACCTGGTCACCGACGAGTTCCAGCGTCGCGGTGGACTTCCCCTCGCCGACCAGTTCGATACGGTCGCCGACGACCGCGACGACGTAGTCGGCCGCCTCCGCCGCCGCGACCGCCTCGCCGATCAGCGCCGCGTCCGGTGCGGCGGGGACGACGACCTCCGGCCGGGGCTGCCCGTCCGGGAAGAACGCGCCCTCCGGGTCCGGCCCGACGGTGAGGATGGCGGCGCCCCGCGCGTACGAGACGTTCCAGTCGGCGGGGACATGGTCGCGGAAGCCGTCCAGCACCGTACGGATCATCCCGCGCGGCTGGCCGTCCGGCAGCCAGTCGGCCTGGCCGGAGGAGCCCGCCCAGTCGCCGAGCTGGTTCTGCGGGTCGTCCGCGTTGGGCCCGATGACGGCGACCGTACGCGGTACGGGACCGGAGGCCCCCTGCGCGGCCACCGCCCGCCCGCCGTCACCCGCCGCGAACCCGCCGGACAGCGGCAGCGTCCCGTCGTTCGCCAGCAGCACCAGCGAGCGCCGGGCCGCCTCCAGGTTCAGCGCGGCGTGCCCGGCGCTCCCGATGACCTCCGCCTGCCGGGCGGCGTCCGGGCGGCGCGGGTTCTCGAAGAGGCCCAGCTCGAACTTGAGCGTCAGGATGCGGCGTACGGCGGCGTCGATCTCCGCCTCGTCGAGCGTGCCGGCCGCCACCGCCTCCTGCGCCCCCTCGAAGAAGGCGGGCGTCGTCATCACCATGTCGTTGCCCGCGCGCACCGCCGCCGCCGACGCCTGCGCGGCATCGGCGTACACCTTCTGCTCCCACACCATGCGGCCGACGTTGTCCCAGTCGGTCACCAGCGTCCCGGTGTACCCCCACTCGCCGCGCAGCACGTCGTTCAGCAGCCAGTTGTTCACCGTGATCGGCACGCCGTCCATCGACTGGTAGCCGAGCATGAACGTCCGGCAGCCCTCGCGCGCCACCCGCTCGAACGGCGGGAGGAACCACGACCGCAGCTTGCGCCGAGAGATGTCCGCCTCGCTCGCGTCACGGCCCCCCTGCGTCTCGGAGTAGCCCGCGAAGTGCTTGGCACACGCCAGGATCGCCGTCGGGTCCGCCAGACCGTCGCCCTGATACCCGCGCACCATGGCGGAGGCCAGCTCGCCGATGAGGAACGGGTCCTCGCCGAACGTCTCGCTCACCCGCCCCCAGCGCAGGTCCCGCGTGATGCACAGCACCGGCGAGAACGTCCAGTGCACACCGGTCGCCGCGACCTCGACGGCCGTCGCCCTGGCGATCCGCTCCACCAGCTCCGCGTCCCAGGTCGCGGCCATGCCGAGCTGCGTCGGGTAGATCGTGGCGCCCTCCCAGAAGGAGTGCCCGTGGATGCAGTCCTCCGCGACCAGCAGCGGAATCCGCAGCCTGGTGCGCCCGGTGGCCTCGGCCGCCTCCAGTACGCGTTCGGGCGAGGCGTGCAGGATCGATCCCACGTGCAGGTCCTCGACGAGGTGCCGCACTCCGTCCTTGGCGTTCAGCTGGAGCATCTGGCCGGTCTTCTCCGGCAGCGTCATCCGGCCGAG
This window contains:
- a CDS encoding PPOX class F420-dependent oxidoreductase, yielding MDASRELAPFVRQYAVLLSTHRQDGSVVGTPVNIAVEGDHAFIRTFSSAWKVERMRNHPEVEIAPCTVRGRPTGPRIRAYARLLRAGTKENTHAARMLSRKYPVMHGVLVPLAHRLKRDRTLHYEVWPIPDE
- a CDS encoding beta/gamma crystallin domain-containing protein; amino-acid sequence: MISKTKRIARSVAVAFAATAAVTMALPSGNAYAIDHVECRGGENFLKIWSHLDGRSSVDCYANGGRTSFGGWWVDRISTGNNDLIYYDENGDSVRVNRWTDITFPNRPPKVKDIEII
- a CDS encoding TetR/AcrR family transcriptional regulator codes for the protein MVDNWPAQRTGPGDTLRNQAREQLLNAARELFGVVGYAETTELAICAAAGVPAEVLRKEYGSREGLLVALHNRVTTSGLRAAENALLAKGMDECGTAERVRRLFDAYVEAVTRDPREARVTFVEVLGVSATVDEHCKLWRALWTEFLTGEAERAVDRGEAEDRDHRVDVMVMVGTVHELMAHHSRRPRRARPAEVSGELTELALTMLGSQQVE
- a CDS encoding WD40 repeat domain-containing protein, encoding MRSYLTAFGAATLLLFPGAALAVADDGGADRSFTIEDPRITESSGLAASPTHPGIYWTHNDSDDGPYIYAVDSRTGKTVATITMRGVGEPRDVEAISIGPDGNVYVGDIGDNLNGTWDHVWIYRFPEPKQLRDATVTATQFDVTYADGARNAEAMMVHPKTGRVYIASKNEDGGGLYEGPAKLSTGGTNVFRRVGEVPWVTDGAFSPDGTELVLRSYFSARAYAFEGGRLGDDRAVSAPFQGQAESVTYTADGSALMFGSEGRRSDVERVEVPGGSGGKTSGGGSGSAGRGSGGGGGDSADDGGEKGSMTLGAVVIAGVAVIWFALRRRRGQG
- a CDS encoding matrixin family metalloprotease; translated protein: MKPPMDPVRVLVALACATTTAVSATAVAYGEEVTGVRGAAGVKRAAGCVAGERERRSDSAVDEGEIRWTSATKYDDARTWAGKVWQTGSLSRIKIRPDSATTVNDLDWRDYSKADGKGAYYEHHGGVADTDVIHLNRKSLDKPGKYASTELRRHVAAHELGHALGLCHKSEQVASLMWPAPLVTMPITEPTDTDKANYKKLWG
- a CDS encoding cytochrome P450, producing the protein MIRQRIAEPRDDLISRLIARGNRTERPLSVVELATLGAHQCIGRQLARIELEVALTTLLRRIPGLRPVIPSARAEFKLNGIVLGLPSMPVVW
- a CDS encoding AraC family transcriptional regulator, whose product is MLERLNQAMEYVESRLDRPIDVAELARIALTSEYHLRRMFSALAGIPLSEYIRRRRLTVAGAEVLGGERTLLEVGTRYGYSSGEAFARAFRAVHGVGPGEARRTGAALQSQPRMSFRLVIEGSSSMRYRIVDRERFRVVGRKARVPLVHEGMNPAIGEFIRGMGKETLRRIAELSDQEPEGIVGVSDHLDPSRAEGTELDYYHGVVTRAEAPEGMEALDVPAGTWAVFESAGAFPQALQYMWRDVFTQWFPSNPYRSRPGPEIVRVRVSDDGTRADAALWIPVERSAD
- a CDS encoding GDSL-type esterase/lipase family protein, with the protein product MRFLLVGDSMTIGRAGDFTWRFRMWQHLEATLGGGFAFVGPRTELYDTEAGAPLSYAYGAPSFPAGARAHLAGWGEGWLHMAPVIADAVTGTRADVLLVSLGLIDLGFYTDSAQTARNARAFIAAARAANPRIRIVLLPVIPNVRAESDAPFAAECERFNELLAKAVADLDEAASPLLLASRPTGYDIHTDTYDGTHPGPSGEHKLAAAFADAMHQAWGLGGPYTPHG
- a CDS encoding sensor histidine kinase; its protein translation is MVSLWWAVPAAVAAFLAGQRAGRARPTVLALVAVVAAGVVAVALVPSWLPLGSRFVAVVVVAAMLPWFAGRFRRQYRQLVRAGWERAAQLEREQRLVAEQARLRERARIAHDMHDVLGHDLSLIALSAGALSLAADLDDRHRRAAGDIRARAGAAVERLGEVISVLRDGTDDAPLSPTGTPDEGVGGGAGAGGGRGGPAASVSRVARLADEASASGLSVDLRVDGRADRVPPVVERAVHRVVQEALTNVAKHAPHTTARVRVAHSADETEVVVENGPSPGAAPAVPPGSGAHGGHGLIGLDERVRLAGGTFTHGPRDGGFAVAARIPHTPSRPVAPVTPITPVALRSGGPGGEGGALPREHRHAGRRVRRTLVAAVLVPLVAGASLSLVLMGWEMWSVSRSVLEPGDFARLRVGMARSEAEPLLPERRTGHRPVEAEPAGPGTSCSYYAMTADRFDDRSGDAYRLCFRDDTLVSADALTP